The Streptomyces sp. TLI_105 DNA segment GCTTCGGTTTCACGCCGGTTCCCCGCACACTCTGCGTACGGCACGACTGATCGCCCGCGCCTCATGCCACTTGAACATTTCCCGACATGAGGCTTCCTGTGAGAGCGGCGTCGTGCGACTTCGCGTGCCCGCGTCCCTTACGGCGTCCGTTTGTGCGGCCCGGTGCCCGCTGCGGCCCGGTGCTCGACGTCAGGCGACCTTGGATCACCAACTCCCTTTCCAGGGAAACATGTTGCGAACGTTCATGTTGACTACTGGGTCATCGTGTTCGACCATGTGCGAAGTTGATCCGTTGTCGGGGTGGCTTCCGCCGACGGGACAAGCGTCGCCTCCCGGACTCGGAAAGCGCGTGCAGGGATGACACGAGCCTTTTGATTTCGCGTGAGTTCGGCGATGTGTTGCCGTTCGCGCACCGCCGTGCGTTTCTCGAGCCGTCTCTCAAGGAGTAATTCCATGTCCACTCATCGCAGTCGCCGACGTGCCGCAGCCGTCGCTCTGGGAACGGTCGTCACCTTGGCGCTCGGGGCGTGTTCCAGTGGCCAGGACACCGTGAAGCCGGGCGGCGACGACACCGCGAAGGTCGAGGGGAAGATCTCCCTGACGTATCTGCAGAAGCAGGGCGACCAGGAGTACTTCATCGGTGAGGCCGCGGGGGCCAAGGCGAAGGCCCAGGAGCTCGGCATCGACCTGAGAGTGGTCAACCTGGGCAACGACGCCAACAAGACGATCAGTGAGGTGCAGTCCGCCATCGCGCAGAAGACGAACGGCCTGATCGTCGTCGTCCCGGACCCCGCGGTGGGCCCCCAGCTAGCCCAGACCGCCAAGGACGGAAAGGTCGCGCTGCTCACCTCCGACGACCAGATCTGCACGACCGGCCCGGACCCGTCCGCCTGTGCTCCCGAGGCCCTGGTGCCGCGCATCGGGTTCAGCGGCGCCCAGATGGGTGGCGAGGTCGGCAAGCGCGCCGCCGAGGAGTTCAAGAAGGCCGGCTGGAACGCCGCCGACACCCGTACCGTCTCCGCCTGGAAGCAGGACGTCACCGTCTGCACCGACCGGGTGAAGGCCGCCGAGAAGGCCTTCAAGGACGGCGCGGGCGCGGACGTGAAGAACATCGCGGTCCCGACGGACAACACGCCGACCGGTGCCCAGGACAAGATCGCGGCGACCGTCACCGCCAACCCCGGCGTGAAGCACTGGATCGTGTGGGGCTGCAACGACGAGAACGTCCAGGGTGGCGTCACCGCCCTGGAGAACGCCGGCTTCAAGGCGTCCGACGTCATCGGCGTCGGCCTCGGCGCCTACCTGGCCTGCAAGAACTGGAGCTCGGGCAAGCCGTCCGGGATGAAGGCCGCCCTGTTCATCAACGGTGCCGACGTCGGCGCCCTGGCTGTGCAGACCATGTACGACAGGCTCAAGAACGGCAAGGGGTTCCCGAAGGAGGCGTTCGCGCCGACCAAGATGGTGGACGCCGCCGACTGGAAGGCCTCCGGGGTCACGTGCAGCTGAACCGGCGCCGTGCGCCGGTCGCCTGACCGGCGCGCCTCCTCCGGTCGGTTGACCTGAGCCTCCCCGTCCGCTCGACTGACCTGAGGCTCCCCGCCGGGTCGACCGCCGGCCTGACGGTCGACGTCCGGTCGGCTGCCCGACACTCCAGGTGCGCCCGGTGTGGTGGGTCCGCCGGACCGCCACACAGGCCCCCCTCCTCTCGCGCCGCCGGCCCCGCCGTCGCTGCGTCGGGCCCCGCGCAGAGAGCCGCGCCCCCCCCGGCCACCCCTCGGCCGTGTACACCCTCCACCCCGTTGCCCACGCCGAAGCCGACCCGCTTCCAGCCTGCGAGGCCACCCATGAACAGATCCGGCGCCGAACCACCGGAGCCCACACCCTCCACCGGCCGCCCCGGAGCCGACCGCCGCGGCGCGGTGATCACCGTCGAGAACATCGCCAAGCGGTTCGGGACCGTCCAGGCGCTCGGCGGCGTCACGCTCGACTTCCCCGCGGGGCAGGTCACCGCGCTGATGGGGGAGAACGGTGCGGGCAAGTCGACCCTGCTCAAGATCCTCACCGGTGACCACCAGCCCACCGAGGGCCGTGTCCTCCTCGACGGCGAGCCGATCGCGTTCGCCGCCCCTCAGGACGCCATCAGGGCCGGCATCCGGATCATCCCGCAGGAACCGGAGATCATCCCGCACGTCTCGGTGGCGGAGAACGTCTACGCGGGCTCCCTGCCCCGCAAGCGCGGACGCGTCCTCGACCGTGCGGAGCTGAGGCGCCGCGTCGCGGCCGACCTCGCCCGGCTGGGCTTCGACAAGGTCATCGACCCCGGCGCACTCGGCTCGGAGCTCACCGCGGCCCAGCGTCAGCTGGTCGAGATCCTGCGCGCACTGACCGGTGATGCCAAGATCATCGCCTTCGACGAGCCCACCTCCTCGCTGTCCGAGCACGAGGTCGAGGCGCTGTTCGCGCTCATCGGCCGCCTCCGCGCCCAAGGCATCGCCGTCATCTACGTCTCGCACCGCATGAAGGAGATCTTCCGGCTCGCCGACCGGGTCGCCGTCCTGCGCGACGGTGCGGCGGCCGGGGTGCTGGACGCCGCGGCGACGAACGAGGAGGAGGTCGTCCGCCTCATGGTGGGCCGCGACCTGTCCTCGCTCTTCGTCCGTCAGGACGTCGCACGGGACGAGGTCGTCCTCGAACTGCACGACGTCGCCACCGACGACGTGACCGGCGTCGACCTCCGGATCCGGGCCGGTGAGGTCGTCGCCCTCGCCGGACTCATCGGCGCCGGCCGCTCGGAACTGGCCGGCGCGATCGCCGGAGACCTCCCGATCCGCTCCGGCAGCATCAGCATGAACGGCCGGCGTCTCTCCCTGCGCAACCCGAAGGACGCCATCAGGGCCGGTATCGGGCTCGCCCCCGAGGAACGCAAGGCCCAGGCACTGTTCCTCCAGCGATCCATCCGGGACAACACCTCACTCGTCAGCCTCGAACGGCTGCGCCGTCTGAGGTTCGTGAGAAGAGGTCAGGAAAGCGCCGTCGCGCAGGAGTACACCGACCGGCTGCGGGTCCGCACGCCCTCCATCGAGCACGAGACCGGGAAGCTCTCCGGAGGAAACCAGCAGAAGGTGGTCCTCGCCCGCTGGCTGGCCCGCACACCCCGGCTGCTGATCCTCGACGAGCCCACGCGTGGCATCGACATCGGAGCCAAGGCCGAGATCTACCAGATCATCGCGGACCTCGCCCGCAGCGGCGTCGCCCTCCTGGTGATCTCCTCCGAACTCCCCGAGGTGCTCGGCCTCGCGGACCGTGTCGCCGTCATGCAGAACGGCCGGATCACCGGCGAACTGAGCCGGGCAGAGGCCACCGAGGAGGCCATCCTCAGCCTCGCCATGGCCGACGACCTCAGCACCCCCGCCCTCATGCCTGGAGCACTCCGATGACCGACACCACCGTCTCCCTCGCCCCGGACCGGACGGAGGGCGATCCGGCACTGGCACCGGCAGCGCCCGGCCGGCGGTTCCGGATCGCCGCGGTCGGCGGGCAGAACCTCAGCCTGATCGGCGCCCTCGTCGTCGTGCTCGCGCTGTTCGGCTTGCTCAACGACAACTACCTCAGCTGGTCGAACATGCAGGTCATCGGCGAGGCCGCGACCCTCGTCGGGCTCCTCGCCGTCGTCCAGACCGTCGTCATCATCTGCGGCGCGCTGGACATCTCCGTCGGCTCCCAGGCCGGACTCGCCTCCGTCGTCAGCGCCATGGCCTTCACCTCCACGGGCTCCAGCGCCGTCGTCGGCATCGCCGCGTCCCTCGGCGTCGGCGTGCTCGCCGGCGTACTGAACGGTGTGATCATCGTGTACGGGCGGGTCAACCCGACCATCGCGACGCTCGCCGGACTCGCCGCGTACAAGGGCATCGCGCAGCTCGTCTCGGACGGCCGCGCGCAGGGCTACGTCCTCAACGACAGCGTCTTCGTCTTCCTCGGCCGCGGGAAGATCGCCGGACTGCCGGTGATGATCTGGATCCTGGCCGTCGTCGCGCTCGCGGTCCACGTCCTCCTCACCTACACGGACATCGGCCGCAACCTCTACGCCATCGGCGGCAACGACACCGCGGCCCGCCTCGCCGGCATCTCCATCAACAAGTACCTCATCGCCGCCTACTCCCTGTGCGGCGTGGTCGCGGCCGTCGCCGGCGTCCTGCTCACCGCACGCACCGGATCGGGACAGCCCGTGTCCGGCAGCGAGGGCCTGGAACTCAAGGCCATCACCGCCGCCGCACTGGGCGGCTGCGCCCTCAAGGGCGGCAAGGGCGGCATCGGCGGCACCCTGCTCGCGGTCGCCCTGCTCGGCGCCCTCGAGAACGGGCTCACCGTCCAGGGCATCAACACCTTCTGGCAGAACGTCGCCCAGGGCGCGCTGCTCGTCATCGCCGTCGTCATCCAGCAGCGCCGCAACAAGGAACGCCGCATCGGCCTCCCCACCTGAGGCGACCGCGACCTGGCAGGAACACCCCCGTCTCACAAGGAGTGGAGATTTGACGCGCAGACGCACCTTCCTCATGGCAGGAACCGCCGTCGTGGCGGGAGTGGTGGCCGGCCCGCTGGGCTCCGCGACCACGGCGGCGGCCTCCGGGACCGTCGACGGAGCGGGAGCGGGGGCCCCGGCAGACGCTCTGCCGCAGCCCACGGTCACCCTGACACCCGTGCCCGACACCGTCGCGGGTGTGCGCGAGCCGGTGCTGAGCCTCAACGGCAGCTGGTCGATCTCCACCGAGCCGCCCGCGGAGTTCTGGCGCGACGACGTCGACACCTCGGGCTGGCCGCGGGTCGAGGTGCCCGGAGAGCCCGCCATGCAGGGTGTGGACGTGCCGCAGGACAAGGAGTTCGCGTACCGGACCAAGGTCCCGGTGCCCGCCGACTTCGCCGGGCAGCGGATCGTCCTGCGCTTCGACGGGGTGTACAGCGACGCCCGGCTCTGGGTGAACGGGGCCCACGTCCGCGACCACCGAGGCGGATTCACGAGCTGGCAGGCGGACATCACCGACCACGTCACCGCGGGTACGGAGGCGTGGGTCACCGTCGGCGTCACCGACCGCTGGCAGGACCTGTCGTACGAGACCTTCTACGCCCGCCACCGCATCGGCGGCATCCTCGGCGACGTACGGCTGATCGCCCTACCGCCGGGACATCTGTCGAGCGTCCACGTGTCCACGACCTTCGACACCCGATACCGCGACGCGGCCCTCGGCCTCCGGCTGACCCCGGCGGGCGCCGGCGCACTGCCGGTGCGGCTGGTCCTGCGGGACCCTGCGGGAGCCGAGGTGCTCAGCCGCTCCCTCACCCCCGGCGGACCCACGCAGTACGACATCGCCGTCACTGCCCCGCTCAAGTGGGACGCCGAACACCCGAACCTCTACACCCTGGAACTGACAGCGGGGCCCGAGGGCGCCGAGTCCACCGTGACGCGCAGAGTGGGCTTCCGGCAGATCAAGGTCGACGGCAAGCGACTGCTCGTCAACGGCCGGGAGGTCAAGCTGCGCGGTGTCGCCCACCACCAGGTCAGCCCGACGATGGGCCGAGGCGCCACCGGCCGCTGGGACGAGCAGGACGTACGCCTGTTCAAGGAAGCCAACGTCAACCTCATCCGTACCTCCCACTACCCGCCCACCGAGGCCCTGCTCGACGCCGCCGACCGGTACGGGATGTACGTGGAGGAGGAGACCGCGGTCTGCTGGGTGAACCAGCAGGGTCACGACGACCTCCTCGACGACCCGGCGTTCAAGCCGGACTGGCTCGGCCAGCTCGCCGAGATGGTGGAGCGGGACCGCAACCACGCCTGCGTCCTGATCTGGTCCATGGGCAACGAGAACATCGGCTGGGGCGCCAATCCGCAGGCCCAGTGGGACTACCTGAAGGCCGCCGACCCCTCGCGGCCCGCCGTCTACAGCCACGCCGAGACGTACTCGACCGGCGCGAGCTACGACATCTTCACCGCCCACTACCCGGACGTGAAGGGCCAGTTGGGCGGCGAGACCGCCAAGCCCTCGCTCTACGACGAGTACGCCCACCTGCCCGCGTACAACGTCGACGACCTGAGGACCGACCCGGGCGTCCGCACCTTCTGGGGCGAGACGATCTCGCGGTTCTGGCCCAAGGTCCACGACACGTACGGGGTCGTCGGCGGCGCGATCTGGGGCGGGGTCGACGAGGTGTTCCCGCTTCCCGGAGAGGTCTCCGGCACCGCCGAATGGGGCCTCGTCGACATCTGGCGGCGGCAGAAGCCGGAGTACTGGCTGGCGAAGAAGGCGTACTCGCCCGTCCGGGTCCCCGACGCGCCGCTGCTCGGGCAGCGGGCCCGTACCCCCCTCACCGTTCCGGTCTCCAACTGGTTCGACTTCACGAACCTGTCGGAGCTGACCGTCCGTTGGCGGGTGGGCGGCGCCCAGGGGACGATGCCCGGCATCGACCTCAAGCCGGGAGCGAGCGGCAAGCTGAGCATCCCGTACCGCTCCTGGACCGAAGGCGAGGTGCTCGCACTCGACTTCCTCGACGACCGGGACCGCCTGGTCGACTCCTACGCCCTGCCCATCGGACCCGTCGCCGCACCGGCCCCGCCCCGCCCCGCGGGCTCCGCGCCCGCCGTCGAGGAGAGCGACGCGAGCCTCACACTGACCGGTGCCGGCTTCTCCGTCGCCTTCAGCAGGACGACCGGCCTGATCACCCGGGCGGAGTACGGCGGCACGACCGTGCTCACCGACGGCCCGCACCTGCACGTCCGCGGCGGATATCTGCCGCCCTGGACCTTCGGGTCGATCAGCGTGCGCCAGAAGGACGCGAGCACCACCGTCGTCACGATCTCGGGCAGCCACGGCGCGAGTCCGGTCGTCTTCGACGTCACGGTCGACGGCACCGGACTGCTCACCACGACGTACACCATCGTCAAGGCCCTGCCGGGGCAGCCGGACAGCGGCTACAAGGAACTCGGCGTGCGCTTCGGCGCCCCCG contains these protein-coding regions:
- a CDS encoding substrate-binding domain-containing protein, which produces MSTHRSRRRAAAVALGTVVTLALGACSSGQDTVKPGGDDTAKVEGKISLTYLQKQGDQEYFIGEAAGAKAKAQELGIDLRVVNLGNDANKTISEVQSAIAQKTNGLIVVVPDPAVGPQLAQTAKDGKVALLTSDDQICTTGPDPSACAPEALVPRIGFSGAQMGGEVGKRAAEEFKKAGWNAADTRTVSAWKQDVTVCTDRVKAAEKAFKDGAGADVKNIAVPTDNTPTGAQDKIAATVTANPGVKHWIVWGCNDENVQGGVTALENAGFKASDVIGVGLGAYLACKNWSSGKPSGMKAALFINGADVGALAVQTMYDRLKNGKGFPKEAFAPTKMVDAADWKASGVTCS
- a CDS encoding glycoside hydrolase family 2 TIM barrel-domain containing protein, with protein sequence MTRRRTFLMAGTAVVAGVVAGPLGSATTAAASGTVDGAGAGAPADALPQPTVTLTPVPDTVAGVREPVLSLNGSWSISTEPPAEFWRDDVDTSGWPRVEVPGEPAMQGVDVPQDKEFAYRTKVPVPADFAGQRIVLRFDGVYSDARLWVNGAHVRDHRGGFTSWQADITDHVTAGTEAWVTVGVTDRWQDLSYETFYARHRIGGILGDVRLIALPPGHLSSVHVSTTFDTRYRDAALGLRLTPAGAGALPVRLVLRDPAGAEVLSRSLTPGGPTQYDIAVTAPLKWDAEHPNLYTLELTAGPEGAESTVTRRVGFRQIKVDGKRLLVNGREVKLRGVAHHQVSPTMGRGATGRWDEQDVRLFKEANVNLIRTSHYPPTEALLDAADRYGMYVEEETAVCWVNQQGHDDLLDDPAFKPDWLGQLAEMVERDRNHACVLIWSMGNENIGWGANPQAQWDYLKAADPSRPAVYSHAETYSTGASYDIFTAHYPDVKGQLGGETAKPSLYDEYAHLPAYNVDDLRTDPGVRTFWGETISRFWPKVHDTYGVVGGAIWGGVDEVFPLPGEVSGTAEWGLVDIWRRQKPEYWLAKKAYSPVRVPDAPLLGQRARTPLTVPVSNWFDFTNLSELTVRWRVGGAQGTMPGIDLKPGASGKLSIPYRSWTEGEVLALDFLDDRDRLVDSYALPIGPVAAPAPPRPAGSAPAVEESDASLTLTGAGFSVAFSRTTGLITRAEYGGTTVLTDGPHLHVRGGYLPPWTFGSISVRQKDASTTVVTISGSHGASPVVFDVTVDGTGLLTTTYTIVKALPGQPDSGYKELGVRFGAPDGADRIDWRTGSLWSVYPDDHIGRPVGTALAVPQHAGSVYRERPGWSWSQDTHSYFLYGKDDAGRETNDFRALRSAVHTFALTRPDGTGVRVESDGSVAARVDRTPPRWVDDSDPGITYQGAWTHARGEGWTHDDFGDTESFSFTAGDWCEFGFDGTGVEWLGGHGSNLGLIDVFIDGRLDTTVDQYAPAKQYQQVVYRKTGLAEGRHTIRLVVTGEKNPSSSGILPLVDAFQALSATTGAARALFVDTHWNYPDFGYGGGDYYRPTVRVVDGTTGAVSLRLGTFATT
- a CDS encoding ABC transporter permease codes for the protein MTDTTVSLAPDRTEGDPALAPAAPGRRFRIAAVGGQNLSLIGALVVVLALFGLLNDNYLSWSNMQVIGEAATLVGLLAVVQTVVIICGALDISVGSQAGLASVVSAMAFTSTGSSAVVGIAASLGVGVLAGVLNGVIIVYGRVNPTIATLAGLAAYKGIAQLVSDGRAQGYVLNDSVFVFLGRGKIAGLPVMIWILAVVALAVHVLLTYTDIGRNLYAIGGNDTAARLAGISINKYLIAAYSLCGVVAAVAGVLLTARTGSGQPVSGSEGLELKAITAAALGGCALKGGKGGIGGTLLAVALLGALENGLTVQGINTFWQNVAQGALLVIAVVIQQRRNKERRIGLPT
- a CDS encoding sugar ABC transporter ATP-binding protein, coding for MNRSGAEPPEPTPSTGRPGADRRGAVITVENIAKRFGTVQALGGVTLDFPAGQVTALMGENGAGKSTLLKILTGDHQPTEGRVLLDGEPIAFAAPQDAIRAGIRIIPQEPEIIPHVSVAENVYAGSLPRKRGRVLDRAELRRRVAADLARLGFDKVIDPGALGSELTAAQRQLVEILRALTGDAKIIAFDEPTSSLSEHEVEALFALIGRLRAQGIAVIYVSHRMKEIFRLADRVAVLRDGAAAGVLDAAATNEEEVVRLMVGRDLSSLFVRQDVARDEVVLELHDVATDDVTGVDLRIRAGEVVALAGLIGAGRSELAGAIAGDLPIRSGSISMNGRRLSLRNPKDAIRAGIGLAPEERKAQALFLQRSIRDNTSLVSLERLRRLRFVRRGQESAVAQEYTDRLRVRTPSIEHETGKLSGGNQQKVVLARWLARTPRLLILDEPTRGIDIGAKAEIYQIIADLARSGVALLVISSELPEVLGLADRVAVMQNGRITGELSRAEATEEAILSLAMADDLSTPALMPGALR